The DNA region CTCCTCCGGCAGCCGCTACACGGTGTTCGACACGCCGTGGGGCGTCCGGGTCGGGGTGCTGATCTGCTACGACAACAACCTCGTCGAGAACGTCCGCGCCACCGCGCTGCTCGGCGCCGAGGTGCTGCTGGCCCCGCACCAGACCGGCGGCACCAACTCGGTGAGCCCGCACGGGATGAAGCCGATCCCGGTGAGCGTCTGGGAGAACCGGCACACCGACCCGGCGGCCGTCCGGGACGCCTTCCGCGGCCCGAACGGCCGGGAGTGGCTGCTGCGCTGGCTGCCGTCCCGGGCCCACGACAACGGCCTGTTCGTGGTCTTCAGCAACGGCGTGGGCCGGGACGACGACGAGGTCCGCACCGGCAACGCGATGATCATCGACCCCTACGGCCGGATCCTCGCCGAGTCCGGGGCCGCGGCCGACGACATGGTCGCCGCCGACCTCGACCTGGACCTGGTGCCGACCGCCACCGGCCGGCGCTGGCTGCGGGCCCGGCGGCCGGAGCTGTACCGGCCGCTGACCACGAAGTACGGCGACGAGGTGGACGCACGGACGGCGCGGTTCAGCTGATCATGGCGCTTCCGGCGCCGAGCCGATCATCAGCCAGCTCAAATACCGGTCGCCGAAGACCACCCGTGAGGGTGAACGGCGCCATGATCCGGCGTCATGGTCCGGCGTCGTTGTCCGGCATCCGGGGCACCGCCCGGCGGGCATCACCCGACCTGATGCAACCACCGCACCGGCGCCCCCTCACCCGCGTACCGGAACGGCTCCAGCTCGTCGTCCCAGGGCTTGCCGAGCAGCGCCTCGACCTCGCGCTCCAGCGTGGACTCGCCACGGTGGGCCCGGGCCAGGGCGGCGCGCAGCCGGTCCTCGGCGATGACGATGTCGCCGTGCATGCCGGTAGCGGCCCGGTACACGCCGAGCGCGGGCGTGGAGGAGTAGCGCTCCCCCTCGGTCCCGTCCGACGGGTCCTCGGTGGCCTCGAAGCGCAGCTGCTGCCAGCCCCGCAGCTGCGAGGTGATGCTCGCGGCGGTCCCGGCCTGTCCGCGCCAGGACAGCTCGGCCCGCCACATGTGCGGTTCGGCGGGCTGGTGCGTCCAGTCGAGGCTGACGCGCACGCCGAGTACGCTCGCCACCGCCCACTCGATGTGCGGGCAGAGCGCGCGTGGAGCGGAGTGGATGTAGAGGACTCCGCTTGTCACTGTCTTGTTTGCCGACTGTGCCGTCATCGGGACCTCCTGGCTGTGCTGCGGCGAGGTTCGCCTTCCCCAGCGGCCTTGCCCGCACCACAACTCGTGGAGCCCCATGTCAGCGGCCTTTATTCTGCCGCACGCTCGGGGCGCGGCACCAGTTGTCTTAGTGCTCTTGCACTCTAAGCTCCCCGGCGGCCTGAGCACAGGCCGCCAATTGGGTGATCTCCAACCGCATCAGAACCCGCCAGACCCTATGAGTCCTTAGATATGATCGCTGATATGGGCAGACCGTCCTATACGCGACGGACTGTTCGGGGTTTTCCCTCCCACCGCCTATTCGCCGTCCGTCAGCCCTCGGACAATCACATCGATCGTCCGCCGCCGGGCGAAATCCTGCTCCTCGGCCGACAGGTGCCGCTCCAGCGGCCCGTCGACCAGCAGCAGCGCGAACCCGTGCACCATCGACCAGGCCGCGATGTCGGCGCCGGGCCGGCGGTCGGCGGGCATCCGCCCGGTCGCGACCAGGTCGTCGAGCAGCAACCCCAGCCCCTGGAAGGCACTGGTCTCGGAATACGGCTCGCCGCCGTAAACGTGCCCGGGCACGGTGTTCGTCCGGCAGAAGGCCGTCATGAACAGCCCGGCCTGCTCGATCGCGAAGTCGATGTAAGCGTGCGCCACCGCGCGTAGCCGGGCCACCGCGACCTCTCCGGGATCGCCGTCGGCCGGGACCCGCGCCACCGCCGCCGTCATCGCCTCGGCCAGCACCTCCAGCGCGCTGCGCTTCACCTCGTCCAGCAGCGCCTCGGCATCGGAGAAATGCCGGTAAGCCGCGGTCGCCGACACCCCGACCCGCCGCGCCACCTCGCGCAGCACCACCGCGTCCGGCCCGCCGGTCCGCGCCAGCTCCACCGCCGAATCCATCATGGCGTTGCGCAGGTCGCCGTGGTGGTAGCGGGTCCGGGGGGTGGTCTTCGACGTGGTCACCTGTTCATCGTGCCTCATGTTGACACCGTTAACAATGACCGGCATGCTCGATGTTAACGGCGTCAACTTGACGCGACGCCCGACCCGGAGGGGGTCTGTACAACCATGCTCGGAAGAATCGGCAGACTCGCGGTAGGGCGGCCCAAAGCCGTCCTGACGGCAGCATCGATACTGCTGGTGGCCATGGTCGTGGTCGGCATCGGCGCGTTCGGCGTGCTGAAGTCCGGCGGCTTCGACGACACCAGCTCCCAGTCCTGGCGGTCCCAGGAAGCGATCGACGCCCAGTTCGGCGGCCAGCCGAACCTGGTCCTGGTGGTCGGCGCCCGCACCGGCGACGTCGACAGCGGCGCCGCGGCGCAGGCCGGCCAGACGCTGACCCAGCAGCTGTCGACGGACCACGGCGTGAGCAACGTCGTGTCGTACTTCGCCAACCACAGCCCGGGCCTGCGCTCCACGGACGGCCACGAGGCGATGGTCCTGGTCCGCGTCCTGGGCGACGACAACCAGGTCGGCACGACCACGAACCGCCTGCTCGGCGCCTACGTCAAGGACAACGCGGCGGTGACGGTCCAGGCCGGCGGCGACGCGGCGGTGAACCACAACGTCACCGACCAGGTCACCAAGGACCTGGCGGTCGCGGAGTCGATCGCCGTCCCGCTGACCCTCATCCTGCTGGTCCTGGCCTTCGGCAGCCTGGTGGCCGCACTCCTGCCGCTGGCCATCGGCCTGGTCGCGATCCTGGGCACCTTCGCCGAACTGGCGATCCTGGGCCGCCTCACGGACGTCTCGGTCTTCGCGATCAACATCACCACCGCCCTGGGCCTGGGCCTGGGCATCGACTACGCGCTGCTGATGGTCGCCCGCTTCCGCGAGTACCTGTCGCAGGGCACAAGCGTCCAGGACGCGGTGCTCGGAACGATGCGCACAGCCGGCCGCACCATCGCCTTCTCGGCCCTGACGGTCGCCGCCGCCCTGGCCGCACTCCTGGTGTTCCCGCTCTACTTCCTGCGCTCGTTCGCCTACGCCGGCATCGGCGTGGTCGCGATCGCAGCCGCCAGCGCCCTGATCATCATGCCGGCGCTGCTGGCGGTCCTCGGCACCCGCGTCAACGCCGGCCGGCTGCCCTGGGCACGAGGTGCGCAGCAGGGCTCGGCGGCACCGGCGTGGGGCCGCCTGGCCTCGCTCGTGATGAAGCGCCCCGCCCTGATGGCGCTGCCGGTGGTGGCGGTCCTGGCGTTCCTGGCCACGCCGCTCTTGGGGGCGTCCTTCGGCACCCCCGACGAAACGGTGCTGCCGACCAGCGCCCCGGCGCGCCAGGCCGCGGACGCCCTGCACAACGACTTCCAGGGCAACCAGGCGACGGCGGTCCAGATCGTCACGACGGGCCCGGCCGACACCGCTTCGGTGAGCACGTACGCGGCGAAGCTCTCGACCCTGCCGGGCGCGGTCCGCGTGGACAGCAGCGCGGGCTCGTACGCCCACGGCGCGTCGCTGGGCATGAACCCGTCCGACGCCGGCATGGCGGCGAAGACCGCCCAGGAACTGACGGTGTTCACCTCCTCGGACGGCCACTCGGCCGCGGCGGAGCAGCTGGTCCGGGACGCCCGCGCGATCCCGGGCCCGGCGGGCACGTCGACCCTGATCGGCGGCGAGACGGCACGGCTGATCGACTCCGAGCACGGGATCACGGCGCGGCTGCCGTACGCGATCGCGTGGGTGGTGCTGACGACGTTCATCGTGCTGTTCCTGTTCACCGGCAGCGTCACCCAGCCGCTGCGGGCACTGGTGCTGAACACACTGGGACTGTCGGCGTCGATCGGAACGATGGTGTGGGTCTTCCAGCAGGGACACCTGTCCGGACTGCTGGGCTTCACACCACGTCCGATGGACACGGCGATGACAGTGCTGTTGTTCTGCATCGCCTTCGGACTGTCGATGGACTACGAGGTCTTCCTCACGAGCCGCATCAAGGAACTCCACGCCCAAGGCGCGGACCTGCACCACTCGGTGAGCGAGGGCCTGGCCCGAACCGGCCGCATCGTCTCGACGGCGGCAGGCCTGCTCGCGGTGAGCTTCTTCGCCTTCGGAACGGCATCAGTGAGCTTCCTGCAGTTCTTCGGCCTGGGCTGCGGCATCGCAATCCTGATCGACGCCCTCCTGATCCGCGGCATCCTGGTCCCCGCCGCCATGCGCATCCTGGGACGCAGCGCCTGGTGGGCCCCGGGCCCGCTGCGGTGGGTGCACGAACGGTTCGGCGTGAGCGAGGACGCGGGCGAGGACATCGGCACCGACAGCGGCGCGGGCCGGCCGGTGGAGCTGGTCGGATCTTCACGCGAGGGGGCGTAGGACGTTGCTGGCGCTGAATGCCTAGCGCTTAGCGCCCAGGTCCCCAGTACGCAGAGCTCCAGTGTGTAGGGCCCCGCCCTACCAAGGGGGCTGACCACCTCAAATAAGGAGCGCGCGCCACCGGATCCACTTCAGGATCGGCGGCGCGCGCTCCACCGTCAACGCCCAGGCCCGAAATCCGCCGCGAAGTTGGGCCGAACGTGGGCGTGGCGCTGCGGCCAGTTTGCGGTTCACAGGCGATTTTTACGGCTTCGCCTAAGGTTTGATGACCTCGCGGGGGGACGCAGTTCGGATGCGCAGCGCAAGGTCCGCTGGCGGCCGCCGGTGCCGGTGGACACGACCGCGCGCCGCCCCGAGTCGCAGCTCGCGGCCCTTCGGCGGCCGGCGGTTTGCACGAAGCCACCGAGGTCCAAGATCTCAGCCGCGGCGGCTCGGCTTTGGTCGCCCGGGCTGCGGTCTGAGCGTGGGCAACCGGACCTAGCCCCAGATCGACCGCCGCCACCGCCGCCGCGAACCCGGCCTCGCCACCCCACACACCCGCCGCCGCAGACGCCGCCCCGAACTCAGCACGGCCGCCCGCGCGACCGCCACCGCTGCCGCGAACCCCAGCCCCGCACACCCGCCGCACCCTCCGCCGCAAAAACCCGACCCCCCCAAACCGCCCGCGCCCACCAGACCGCAGCCGCGCCGCCCCGCGTACCCGCCGCCACCGCCGGCGGCCGTCGCCGCCCGCCGCGAACCTCAGCCCAGCCACCCAGCACACCCGCCGCCGGCCGCCGCCGCCCGCCGCGAACCCGGCCTCGCCGCCCCGCACACCCGCCGCCGCCGTCGGCCGCCCGCGAACCCGCCACCACTGCCGCGAACCCCAGCCCGGCTAACCGCAGGCCTGCCGCGCCCGCCGCCGCAAAAACCCGACCCACCCGCCCGCGCCCACCAAACCGCAGCCACCCACCTCAACCCCAAGCCGGCCGCCCGCACCCCGACGTCACCACCAACCGCCCCTCACCCCGCCCGCACCACATTCGCCAACTCCTCCCCCGCCGCGAACCGCCGTAGCTGCGCATCGATCATTCGCAACGCCCGCGGCAGAAACGCCGTCGTAGCGCCCCCCACGTGCGGCGTGATCAGCACGTTCGGCGTCTGCCACAGGGGGTGGTCCGGGGGCAGGGGCTCCGGGTCCGTGACGTCCATCGCCGCGCGCAGTCGCCCCGAGGCGCACTCCGCCATCAGCGCGTCGGTGCGCACCACCACGCCGCGCGCCACGTTCACCAGCAGCGCGCCGTCCTTCATCCGGGCCAGGAAGCGCGCGTCGACCATGCCGCGCGTCTCGTCCGTCGCCGGCACCATCACGATCACCACGTCCGCCTGCGGCAGCAGTGCGTCGATCTCCGTGAAGGCGTGCACGCCTTCGCGCGCCGTCCGTGCCACGCGCAGCACTTCGACCTCGAAGCCGGCCAGGCGGCGCTCGATCGCGGAGCCGATGGAGCCATAGCCGAGGATCAGGACCGTCTTGTCGGCCAGCGCGTCGTCGACCGCGTCGATGTCGGCCTTGTACGTCGGCTGCCACTCGCCGCGCTCCGCATGCCGCACGTAGCGCGGGATGCCCCGCAGCGCCGACAGGGTCAGCGTCACCGCCAGCTCCGCCGTCGAGGCGTCGTGGAGTCCGCGGGCGTTGCACAGCGTGACGCCGTCGGGCACGTACGGCAGCACGTTCTCGTACCCGGCCGTCAGCGTCTGCGCCACCTTCAACCGCGGCATCCGCCCCATGAACTCCGGGTGCGCGTTGACGAACATGTACGGCAGCACGAAGAACTCGACCTCGTCGATCGACTCCGGCACCCCGCCCGGCGCGTCGAGGTCCCGGCCGGTGAACACGTCGGCCACCAGCCCCTCGGGCACCTCCTTCGCGGACTGTCCGTAAGGCACCCATACCCGGCGTGAGCTTGTCTGCGGCATGGAACGCACTCTACCGACCGCACCCCCGCCGCTAGGGTGACGCCATGACGATCACACCGGACACCAAGAACTGGACGTGGGTCCTCCAGCGCCCCTGCCCGGAGTGCGGCTTCGCGGCCGGCGCCGTCGCCCGCGAGCAGATCCCGGCCCTGCTGCGCGCCAACGCCGAAGCCTGGCGCGCCTACTTCGCCGAGCACGGCGCCGCGCACGTCCGCACGCGCCCGGAGCCGGCCAAGTGGTCGCCGCTGGAGTACGCCTGCCACGTCCGCGACTGCAACCAGGTCTACCTGCGCCGCGTCGAGCTGATGGTCGAGCAGGACGACCCGCAGTACGCGAACTGGGACCAGGACGCCACGGCGGTGGACGACAAGTACGGCGAACAGGACCCTGACACCGTCATCGCAGCACTCGTAGACACCACCGACACGATCGCCGCGAAGTTCGAATCAGTGCCCGAAGACGAGTGGCAGCGCACCGGCCACCGCGGCGACGGCTCCGACTTCACGATCGAGTCGCTGGCCCGCTACTTCGTCCACGACCCGATCCACCACCTGTGGGACGTGACCGGCCGCCGCCACGAAGGCTGACGACCGAGGGCCCAAGCGCTGAAGTCCGGCGTCACACCCCGAAGATCCGCGCCGCGTTCCCGTGGCACACGGCGCGGAGCCAGTCGTCCCCGAAATCGAGGCGGGACAAGGCTTCCAGCGCCTGTGTGTAGGAGTAGGGGATGTTCGGGAAGTCGCTCCCGAACAGGATCCGGTCTTCGAACTCTGCGATCCGCTTCCGGTCCCGGTCCGACAGCTCGACGCGCCCGAAGAAGTCCGTGAACGCCATCGTGGTGTCGAACAGCACGCCGTCATACCGCTCGGCCAGGTCGAGGAACTCGACGTACTCGGGCATCCCGAAGTGCGCCACGATCAGCCGCAGCGTCGGGTGCGCGGCCAGCACCGGCGCCATCGCCGCCGGGCCCGTGAAGCGGGTCGCGACCGGCCCCGAACCGCAGTGCGCGATCACCGGCACTCCGGCCTCCGCCAGCGCCCCCCACACCGGATCCAGCAGCGGATCGGCGGGATCGTAGTCGCCGACCTGGATGTGCGCCTTGAAGACGCGGGCCCCGGCCTCGATCGCCGCCGGGACGTAGGCGGCGGCCTCCGGCTCGGGGAAGAACGTGGCGCTGTGCAGGCAGTCGGGGGTGCGGGCGGCGAAATCGGCGGTCCAGGCGTTCAGACTCTCGGCCATGCCCGGCTTGTGCGGATAGGCCAGCGAGGTGAAGGCGAGGAGGCCGAAGCCGCGCAGGATCTCCAGCCGCTGCTCCTCGTCCTGGCGGTAGCGGATCGGCCATTCGCGGCCGATCAGCGGCCCGGCGGCGTCGAAGTAGGCCCGGATGCGGTCCAGGAGGCGGTGCGGCATGAAGTGGGTGTGGACGTCGATCAGGCCCGGCAGGCCCAGCGCCTGCCAGAAGCGGCGGACGTCGGAGGTCTCCTCGGCCGTGGCCGCGCGATCTGTTTCCGGCACAAGATCCGTTTCCGACACAAGATCTTTCTCAGGCACGCGATCTGTCTCTGACACAAGATCTACCGTAGCTCGCCGAACTTCCGGCCGAGCGGGCGCCGGGCATGGAAATCAGGGCTCTCATCAGTCGTACCGATGGCGGCCGGGCCGTAGAAGTCGGGCCTGTTATTAGCACGGCGGCGCCCGGCTTCTGCGCCAGTCACTGAAACGCTGTCAGCACAACCGAAACTGCGGCAGCCGCAACCCGCCGCCGCGCCCGACCACTCTCGCCGACGCGCCCGAAACCTCGCCGCGCTCACTCCCCCCGCCGCCCCGCCAACCGCATATGAATGTCCTCCAACGACTCCGCCACCACAGCCCGCATAGCCACCTCCGCCCGCCCCGGGTCCCCCGCCGCGACCGCCACCGCCACCGCGTCGTGCCGGTCCGCGTCGGCGGGATCCGGCGCGGTCGGCAGCAGCTTCAGCGCCGCGCGCCCGCGCAGCAGCTCCTCCGTCACCGGCGCCAGCTGCGCGAACAGCGGGTTGCCGCACATGCCCAGCACCAGCCGGTGAAAGTCGACGTCCGCCTCCAGGAACGACGTCCGGTCCCCCACCGCCGCCGCCGCGCGCATCCGCGCCGAGCTCTCCAGCAGGCTCGTGCGCTTCGCCCGGTCCGCCTGCCGAGCGGCCGCGGCCGCAGCCGCCGGCTCCACCGCGCCGCGCAGTTCCGTCAGTTCGTCGAGCACCGTCGCGCGCTCCGTTCCGGCCAGGCGCCAGCGGATCACGTCCGGGTCGTACAGGTGCCATTCCCGCACCGGCCGTACCGTCAGTCCCACACGCGGGGAGCTGCGCAGCAGGCGCTTCGACTGCAGGGCCTGGACCGCCTCGCGCACCACCGTGCGGCTGACGCCGAAGCGCTCCGCGAGGTCGTCGGTGCGGAGCACGTCGCCGGGGTTGTGGCGGCCGCCGGCGATGGCGTGGCCGAGGTCGTCCGCGACCTTGCCGGCCAGTCCTTTGCCCAACTCCGGCATGCCGTTC from Catenulispora sp. EB89 includes:
- a CDS encoding nitrilase family protein translates to MLRAATVQFEPSPGAKEDNLARVEHFARAAAADGVQLVAFPEMCLLGYWHLTKRDAGYLHAVAEPDDGPSIARVRALAAELRLGIGFGLLTERDGWLFNAYAVCLPDGTVHLHRKLHAFEHEAISSGSRYTVFDTPWGVRVGVLICYDNNLVENVRATALLGAEVLLAPHQTGGTNSVSPHGMKPIPVSVWENRHTDPAAVRDAFRGPNGREWLLRWLPSRAHDNGLFVVFSNGVGRDDDEVRTGNAMIIDPYGRILAESGAAADDMVAADLDLDLVPTATGRRWLRARRPELYRPLTTKYGDEVDARTARFS
- a CDS encoding DUF3145 domain-containing protein, which produces MTAQSANKTVTSGVLYIHSAPRALCPHIEWAVASVLGVRVSLDWTHQPAEPHMWRAELSWRGQAGTAASITSQLRGWQQLRFEATEDPSDGTEGERYSSTPALGVYRAATGMHGDIVIAEDRLRAALARAHRGESTLEREVEALLGKPWDDELEPFRYAGEGAPVRWLHQVG
- a CDS encoding TetR/AcrR family transcriptional regulator — translated: MRHDEQVTTSKTTPRTRYHHGDLRNAMMDSAVELARTGGPDAVVLREVARRVGVSATAAYRHFSDAEALLDEVKRSALEVLAEAMTAAVARVPADGDPGEVAVARLRAVAHAYIDFAIEQAGLFMTAFCRTNTVPGHVYGGEPYSETSAFQGLGLLLDDLVATGRMPADRRPGADIAAWSMVHGFALLLVDGPLERHLSAEEQDFARRRTIDVIVRGLTDGE
- a CDS encoding MMPL family transporter translates to MLGRIGRLAVGRPKAVLTAASILLVAMVVVGIGAFGVLKSGGFDDTSSQSWRSQEAIDAQFGGQPNLVLVVGARTGDVDSGAAAQAGQTLTQQLSTDHGVSNVVSYFANHSPGLRSTDGHEAMVLVRVLGDDNQVGTTTNRLLGAYVKDNAAVTVQAGGDAAVNHNVTDQVTKDLAVAESIAVPLTLILLVLAFGSLVAALLPLAIGLVAILGTFAELAILGRLTDVSVFAINITTALGLGLGIDYALLMVARFREYLSQGTSVQDAVLGTMRTAGRTIAFSALTVAAALAALLVFPLYFLRSFAYAGIGVVAIAAASALIIMPALLAVLGTRVNAGRLPWARGAQQGSAAPAWGRLASLVMKRPALMALPVVAVLAFLATPLLGASFGTPDETVLPTSAPARQAADALHNDFQGNQATAVQIVTTGPADTASVSTYAAKLSTLPGAVRVDSSAGSYAHGASLGMNPSDAGMAAKTAQELTVFTSSDGHSAAAEQLVRDARAIPGPAGTSTLIGGETARLIDSEHGITARLPYAIAWVVLTTFIVLFLFTGSVTQPLRALVLNTLGLSASIGTMVWVFQQGHLSGLLGFTPRPMDTAMTVLLFCIAFGLSMDYEVFLTSRIKELHAQGADLHHSVSEGLARTGRIVSTAAGLLAVSFFAFGTASVSFLQFFGLGCGIAILIDALLIRGILVPAAMRILGRSAWWAPGPLRWVHERFGVSEDAGEDIGTDSGAGRPVELVGSSREGA
- a CDS encoding 2-hydroxyacid dehydrogenase; this encodes MPQTSSRRVWVPYGQSAKEVPEGLVADVFTGRDLDAPGGVPESIDEVEFFVLPYMFVNAHPEFMGRMPRLKVAQTLTAGYENVLPYVPDGVTLCNARGLHDASTAELAVTLTLSALRGIPRYVRHAERGEWQPTYKADIDAVDDALADKTVLILGYGSIGSAIERRLAGFEVEVLRVARTAREGVHAFTEIDALLPQADVVIVMVPATDETRGMVDARFLARMKDGALLVNVARGVVVRTDALMAECASGRLRAAMDVTDPEPLPPDHPLWQTPNVLITPHVGGATTAFLPRALRMIDAQLRRFAAGEELANVVRAG
- a CDS encoding DinB family protein, which translates into the protein MTITPDTKNWTWVLQRPCPECGFAAGAVAREQIPALLRANAEAWRAYFAEHGAAHVRTRPEPAKWSPLEYACHVRDCNQVYLRRVELMVEQDDPQYANWDQDATAVDDKYGEQDPDTVIAALVDTTDTIAAKFESVPEDEWQRTGHRGDGSDFTIESLARYFVHDPIHHLWDVTGRRHEG
- a CDS encoding amidohydrolase family protein, with the protein product MPETDRAATAEETSDVRRFWQALGLPGLIDVHTHFMPHRLLDRIRAYFDAAGPLIGREWPIRYRQDEEQRLEILRGFGLLAFTSLAYPHKPGMAESLNAWTADFAARTPDCLHSATFFPEPEAAAYVPAAIEAGARVFKAHIQVGDYDPADPLLDPVWGALAEAGVPVIAHCGSGPVATRFTGPAAMAPVLAAHPTLRLIVAHFGMPEYVEFLDLAERYDGVLFDTTMAFTDFFGRVELSDRDRKRIAEFEDRILFGSDFPNIPYSYTQALEALSRLDFGDDWLRAVCHGNAARIFGV
- a CDS encoding FadR/GntR family transcriptional regulator, translating into MPELGKGLAGKVADDLGHAIAGGRHNPGDVLRTDDLAERFGVSRTVVREAVQALQSKRLLRSSPRVGLTVRPVREWHLYDPDVIRWRLAGTERATVLDELTELRGAVEPAAAAAAARQADRAKRTSLLESSARMRAAAAVGDRTSFLEADVDFHRLVLGMCGNPLFAQLAPVTEELLRGRAALKLLPTAPDPADADRHDAVAVAVAAGDPGRAEVAMRAVVAESLEDIHMRLAGRRGE